From Magnolia sinica isolate HGM2019 chromosome 13, MsV1, whole genome shotgun sequence, one genomic window encodes:
- the LOC131223205 gene encoding ABC transporter C family member 3-like, whose amino-acid sequence MATFIARNDGIFMLFSHPSPYMHKAITFLQNPIFLHGFSASTHLAFILLLSMTWVIKGCNMGGHGHSKERLKDGSFLYYKPALFSSLGLSLFHLVLCILNYFVWYQYGWSDENLSTQLDLALRTLAWFMISAYLHFKFRSSEEEKFPIVLRIWWFLYFFMCCSFVVLDLVYYQKPGILPTHMWVLDFGSVLVGLFLCYSGLYGKKNREEEARLLEEPLLNGNSVGGSRKKSKKDNVTPYANASLFSLLTFSWMSPLLKVGYKKTLDIDDVPQLADDDSVNRVFPVFKNKLEEDSSNGVGTLKLVKALFFTVWKEVLWTALFALIYTVSSYVGPYLIDAFVQYLNGHSEFANEGYVLVSTFFIAKIIECLSQRRWFFKLQQAGIQGRAALVAMIYKKGLSLSSQSRQGHTSGEIINFMSVDAERVGDFCWYMHDLWMVPVQVILALLILYKNLGLASIAAFVATVVVMLMNVPLGKLQENYQGKLMKSKDVRMKATSEILRNMRILKLQGWEMKFLSKIVELRKDETSWLKKYVYTSAMTTFVFYGAPTFVSVITFGACMLMGIPLESGKILSALATFRILQEPIYNLPDTISMVAQTKVSLDRISSFLRLEDLQPDVVERLPEGTSDVAVEISHGNFSWDLSSANPTLKDLNFRVLHGMRVAVCGTVGSGKSSLLSCILGEVPKISGTIKLCGTKAYVAQSPWIQSGKIEENILFGKEMDREKYEHVLEACSLKKDLEILSFGDQTVIGERGINLSGGQKQRIQIARALYQDADIYLFDDPFSAVDAHTGTHLFKECLLGILGSKTVIYVTHQVEFLPSADLILVMRDGRITQAGKYNDILNSGTDFMELVGAHKQALSALDAVETEPDSQASNSVEDGSCDAGSRKQSPHKDTEKREDQNGKMDEIIGQKGQLVQEEEREKGKVSLSVYWKYITTAYGGALVPFVLLAQILFQGLQIGSNYWMAWAAPVSKDTRAPVEGSVLILVYVALAIGSSICVFVRSLLLVTAGYKTATQLFNKMHMCIFRAPMSFFDSTPSGRILNRASTDQSAVDTSIPFQIGSTAFSFIQLLGIIAVMSQVAWQVLIVFIPVIATCIWYQQYYIPTARELARLVGVCKAPNIQHFAESLSGSMTIRSFDQESRFMDTNLCLIDGYSRPKFHTAGAMEWLCFRLDMLSSITFAFCLVFLITMPKGIIDPGIAGLAVTYGLNLNMVAAWVVWNLCNLENKIISVERIFQYMSISSEPPLVIETNRPDPNWPAEGEVDIHDLQVRYAPHMPLVLRGLTCTFPAGMKTGIVGRTGSGKSTLIQTLFRIVDPVAGKILIDGLDISTIGLHDLRSRLSIIPQDPTMFEGTVRSNLDPLEEYTDEQIWEALDRCQLGDEVRRKEGKLDSTVVENGENWSMGQRQLVCLGRVILKKSKVLVLDEATASVDTATDNLIQQTLRQQFFGCTVITIAHRITSVLDSDMVLLLDNGLIVEYDSPKKLLENKSSSFSRLVAEYTVRSNSSFENLVNL is encoded by the exons ATGGCTACTTTCATTGCTCGAAACGATGGCATATTCATGCTCTTCTCACACCCATCTCCCTACATGCATAAAGCCATTACTTTTCTCCAAAATCCCATCTTTCTACATGGCTTTTCAGCCTCCACCCATCTTGCTTTCATTCTTCTTCTATCTATGACATGGGTCATTAAGGGATGTAACATGGGTGGCCATGGACATTCAAAAGAGAGGTTGAAAGACGGTAGCTTTTTATATTACAAACCCGCCCTTTTCTCTTCTTTGGGTCTGTCTCTGTTTCATCTCGTTCTTTGCATTCTCAACTACTTTGTTTGGTATCAATATGGTTGGTCTGATGAAAATCTCTCCACCCAATTGGATTTGGCTCTTAGAACTCTTGCTTGGTTCATGATCTCAGCCTACTTGCATTTCAAGTTCCGCAGTTCGGAAGAGGAGAAATTCCCAATCGTTCTGAGGATTTGGTGGTTCTTATACTTCTTCATGTGTTGTTCTTTCGTCGTTCTGGACCTGGTTTACTATCAGAAACCCGGAATTCTGCCCACACATATGtgggttttggattttgggtCGGTTCTGGTCGGTTTGTTCCTTTGTTACTCTGGATTATATGGAAAGAAGAACAGAGAAGAAGAGGCGCGCCTTCTTGAAGAGCCTCTTTTGAATGGGAATAGCGTTGGTGGGTCTCGCAAGAAGAGTAAGAAGGATAATGTAACTCCATATGCAAATGCTAGTCTGTTTAGTCTTCTTACTTTCTCTTGGATGAGTCCGTTGCTGAAAGTCGGTTATAAGAAGACATTAGACATTGATGATGTTCCTCAGCTTGCTGATGACGATAGCGTTAATAGGGTCTTCCCTGTTTTCAAAAATAAGCTAGAAGAAGATAGTAGTAATGGAGTAGGAACGCTAAAATTGGTGAAAGCGTTGTTCTTCACTGTTTGGAAAGAAGTGCTGTGGACAGCTTTGTTCGCGCTTATATACACAGTGTCTTCTTATGTGGGTCCCTACCTTATCGATGCCTTTGTTCAATACCTCAATGGCCATAGTGAATTCGCGAATGAAGGGTATGTTTTGGTTTCCACATTCTTCATTGCGAAGATTATTGAATGCCTTTCGCAGCGGCGTTGGTTCTTTAAGCTGCAGCAGGCTGGAATCCAGGGCCGAGCAGCTTTGGTCGCAATGATTTATAAGAAGGGCCTGTCACTGTCAAGCCAGTCAAGGCAGGGCCATACCAGTGGAGAGATCATAAATTTCATGAGCGTCGATGCGGAGAGGGTGGGGGATTTCTGTTGGTATATGCATGATCTATGGATGGTTCCTGTGCAAGTTATACTGGCTTTGCTGATCTTGTACAAGAATCTTGGGCTGGCTTCAATTGCGGCTTTTGTTGCAACTGTGGTTGTTATGTTGATGAATGTTCCGTTGGGGAAGTTGCAAGAGAATTACCAGGGCAAGTTGATGAAATCAAAAGATGTACGGATGAAGGCGACGTCTGAGATCCTTCGGAACATGAGGATCCTCAAGCTCCAAGGGTGGGAGATGAAGTTCTTGTCCAAGATAGTTGAGCTAAGGAAAGATGAAACAAGCTGGTTGAAGAAATATGTCTACACCTCGGCCATGACGACATTTGTCTTCTATGGTGCACCCACATTCGTGTCTGTGATTACGTTTGGAGCTTGTATGCTTATGGGGATACCGCTAGAATCGGGAAAGATTCTATCTGCTCTGGCGACATTCAGGATATTGCAGGAGCCCATTTATAATCTCCCCGATACGATTTCCATGGTTGCGCAGACAAAGGTTTCTCTTGATAGAATTTCATCGTTCCTTCGCCTTGAAGACCTTCAGCCTGATGTTGTAGAGAGGCTTCCGGAAGGTACTTCTGATGTTGCAGTTGAAATAAGCCATGGGAATTTCTCTTGGGATCTCTCTTCTGCGAATCCTACTTTGAAAGATTTGAATTTCCGAGTTTTGCATGGGATGAGGGTGGCTGTTTGTGGAACAGTTGGGTCGGGAAAGTCAAGCTTGCTTTCTTGCATCTTAGGAGAAGTGCCGAAGATATCTGGGACCATTAAATTGTGTGGGACCAAGGCCTATGTTGCTCAATCACCTTGGATACAGAGCGGGAAAATCGAAGAGAATATATTGTTTGGTAAGGAAATGGATAGGGAGAAGTATGAGCATGTTCTTGAAGCGTGTTCTCTGAAGAAAGACTTGGAGATTCTATCATTTGGCGATCAGACTGTCATTGGCGAGCGAGGAATCAACTTGAGTGGTGGCCAGAAGCAAAGAATACAGATCGCACGTGCTCTATACCAGGATGCAGACATTTATCTATTTGACGATCCTTTTAGTGCTGTTGATGCTCATACAGGAACCCATCTATTTAAG GAGTGTCTGCTCGGGATTTTAGGATCGAAGACAGTGATCTATGTTACCCATCAAGTAGAATTTTTGCCTTCCGCTGACCTTATCCTG GTAATGAGAGATGGGAGGATTACACAAGCCGGAAAATACAATGACATTCTCAATTCGGGAACAGATTTTATGGAACTTGTCGGTGCGCATAAGCAAGCCTTGTCAGCCCTTGATGCTGTGGAGACGGAGCCTGACTCACAAGCAAGTAATAGTGTGGAAGATGGTTCGTGCGATGCTGGAAGCAGAAAACAATCCCCACACAAAGACACAGAGAAGAGAGAGGATCAgaatggtaaaatggatgaaataaTCGGGCAGAAGGGGCAGCTAGttcaagaagaagaaagggagaagggCAAGGTTAGCCTATCAGTCTATTGGAAATACATTACAACGGCTTATGGAGGAGCTCTTGTACCATTCGTATTGCTGGCCCAGATTCTCTTTCAGGGTCTTCAGATTGGAAGCAATTACTGGATGGCTTGGGCGGCTCCTGTCTCAAAAGATACGAGAGCTCCAGTTGAAGGCTCGGTTCTCATTCTTGTCTATGTTGCTTTGGCCATTGGAAGCTCCATTTGTGTCTTTGTAAGATCGTTGCTTCTCGTTACAGCTGGATATAAGACGGCGACTCAATTGTTCAATAAGATGCATATGTGTATATTCCGAGCTCCCATGTCATTCTTTGATTCCACTCCAAGCGGACGAATTCTCAATAGA GCATCTACTGATCAAAGTGCAGTAGATACAAGCATTCCCTTTCAAATTGGGTCAACCGCCTTTTCATTCATTCAGCTGCTGGGAATCATTGCTGTAATGTCTCAGGTTGCGTGGCAGGTTCTCATCGTTTTCATCCCTGTTATTGCAACCTGCATTTGGTATCAG CAATATTACATACCGACAGCACGAGAGTTAGCACGTCTTGTTGGAGTTTGCAAGGCTCCCAACATACAGCACTTTGCTGAATCTTTGTCAGGATCGATGACAATCAGGAGTTTCGATCAGGAATCAAGATTCATGGATACGAACCTGTGTCTGATCGATGGGTATTCAAGACCCAAGTTTCATACTGCTGGTGCAATGGAGTGGCTGTGCTTCCGCTTGGATAtgttatcatccatcacattcgcCTTTTGTTTGGTTTTCTTGATAACCATGCCAAAGGGTATAATAGATCCAG GCATTGCGGGCTTAGCAGTAACGTACGGACTTAATTTAAACATGGTCGCTGCTTGGGTTGTATGGAATCTGTGCAATCTTGAGAACAAAATCATATCTGTTGAGAGAATATTTCAATACATGAGCATTTCTAGTGAACCCCCTCTTGTCATAGAAACCAATAGGCCGGACCCTAACTGGCCAGCGGAAGGAGAAGttgatattcatgatttgcaG GTCCGTTATGCCCCACATATGCCTCTTGTTTTGAGAGGTCTTACATGCACTTTCCCAGCCGGGATGAAGACTGGTATCGTTGGGAGGACAGGCAGTGGAAAATCCACTCTCATACAGACACTCTTCCGCATTGTTGATCCAGTTGCCGGTAAGATTCTGATAGATGGCCTTGACATTTCTACTATAGGACTGCATGATCTGCGATCCAGATTGAGCATCATCCCGCAAGACCCGACTATGTTTGAAGGGACTGTGCGAAGTAACCTTGACCCTCTTGAAGAGTATACGGATGAACAGATTTGGGAG GCTCTAGATCGGTGCCAGCTAGGGGACGAAGTaaggagaaaggaaggaaagCTTGACTCTACAG TGGTTGAAAATGGAGAGAACTGGAGCATGGGTCAGAGGCAGCTGGTGTGTCTGGGACGGGTGATATTGAAGAAGAGCAAGGTCTTGGTACTCGACGAAGCAACCGCTTCAGTCGATACTGCGACCGACAACCTAATTCAGCAAACACTAAGGCAACAGTTCTTTGGCTGTACAGTCATCACGATTGCACATCGGATAACATCCGTTCTAGATAGCGACATGGTCTTGCTTCTTGATAATG GCCTTATTGTGGAATACGACTCTCCCAAAAAACTGTTGGAAAAcaaatcatcttcattctcaaGACTTGTTGCCGAGTATACCGTAAGGTCAAACTctagttttgaaaacttagtgAATCTATGA